In the Phaseolus vulgaris cultivar G19833 chromosome 7, P. vulgaris v2.0, whole genome shotgun sequence genome, one interval contains:
- the LOC137830162 gene encoding ABC transporter B family member 11-like, producing MCEMGVENGDEIKHKEASTSEGTRKKQKEKAETVPFHKLFAFADSTDILFMGAGSIGAIGNGVALPLMALLIGQIIDDFSATKPNSNVLQDVSQVCLKLVYLALGSGTGAFLQVSCWTVTGERQTTRIRGLYLKTVLRQDIAFFDEETNTGEVIGRISGDTILLQDAMGEKVGRFLQLIATCTGGFVIASVKGWLLTVVMLSTFPLLVLSGAAMAFTIERFASRGQTDYAKAARVVEQTIGSIRTVAAFTGEKQAVSSYKTDLAHAYKSGIQEGCIYGVGTGTLLFVTLGTYALGVWFGAKLIMEKGYSGGTVMNVIFSILIGSSSLGQTSPCINAFALGQAAAHKMFQTIERKPQIDAYDPNGKILEDIEGEIELRDVYFSYPSRPEELIFDGFSFHIKSGTTAALVGQSGSGKSTVISLVERFYDPHAGEVLIDGINLKEFQLRWIRGKIGLVSQEPVLFSCSIEDNIAYGKEGATIEEIRSAAELANAAKFIDKLPQGLNTLVGDYGSKLSGGQKQRIAIARAILKNPRILLLDEATSSLDVESERIVQEALNRIMINRTTIVVAHRLSTVKNADTIAIIHKGKMIEKGTHSELLKEDGAYSQLIRLQEINNDSEESADHHSKNEISGESFRQSSQRRSFQRSISRDSSKGNSSTHSYSVSFGLSKGVNVPHSELENSQPKEQAPEVPLSRLASLNKPEIPVLLIGCVAAIANGLVNPIYGLLISMAMKTFYEPFDQMQKDSKFWALMFITVGFAAFLTNVGQGYFFSVAGFKLIHRIRLMCFEKVVNMEVGWFDEPENSSGAISARLFADAALVRALVGDALGLLVQNSASALAGLIIAFTASWQMTLVILVLVPILGFNFYVKMKLLKKFTADVKMMYEEASQVANDAVRSIRTVASFCAEDKVMEMYRKKCENPIKAGRQGGLINGLAFALSLFTLLSFQATGFYAGARVVEAGKAPFSDVLRVFFALILVTAGISQSTSLGPDSSKAKSATASIFRMLDKKSKIDPSDESGITLDSVKGEIELRHVSFKYPSRPDIPIFQDLSLAIHSGKTVALVGESGSGKSTVIALLQRFYDPDSGQITLDGVEIRELQLKWFRQQMGIVSQEPVLFNETIRANIAYGKEGNATEAEVIAATELANAHTYISALQQGYDTLVGERGTQLSGGQKQRVAIARAIIRSPKILLLDEATSALDAESERVVQDALEKVMVNRTTVVVAHRLSTIKNADVIAVVKNGVIVEKGKHEELINVCGGFYASLLQLHTSASTP from the exons ATGTGTGAGATGGGTGTGGAGAATGGAGATGAGATCAAACATAAGGAGGCAAGCACATCAGAGGGAACACGCAAGAAACAGAAAGAAAAGGCAGAGACAGTTCCATTTCATAAGCTGTTCGCTTTTGCAGACTCCACTGACATTCTTTTTATGGGTGCTGGGAGCATTGGTGCCATTGGAAACGGCGTCGCTTTACCTCTCATGGCATTACTAATAGGTCAAATAATTGATGACTTCAGCGCCACTAAGCCAAACTCTAACGTACTCCAAGATGTTTCCCAG GTTTGTCTTAAATTGGTATACTTGGCACTAGGATCTGGAACAGGAGCCTTTCTAC AGGTGTCATGTTGGACGGTGACGGGGGAGAGGCAGACTACACGAATAAGGGGACTCTATCTGAAAACTGTTCTGAGACAAGATATTGCTTTCTTTGATGAGGAAACAAACACCGGAGAGGTCATAGGGAGAATCTCAGGTGACACCATTCTCTTACAAGATGCCATGGGTGAGAAG GTTGGGAGATTTCTGCAGCTTATAGCAACATGCACTGGCGGATTTGTGATAGCGTCTGTGAAAGGGTGGCTTCTCACTGTTGTCATGTTGTCCACTTTTCCGCTTCTTGTTTTGTCAGGTGCTGCTATGGCCTTCACCATAGAAAGGTTTGCTTCTAGAGGTCAAACGGATTATGCAAAAGCTGCACGTGTAGTTGAACAGACAATTGGCTCAATAAGAACC GTTGCAGCCTTTACTGGGGAAAAACAAGCAGTATCTAGTTATAAAACAGATCTTGCACATGCTTACAAATCAGGAATTCAAGAAGGTTGCATTTATGGAGTCGGTACAGGCACACTTTTGTTTGTTACTTTGGGTACTTATGCTTTGGGTGTATGGTTTGGAGCAAAGTTGATAATGGAAAAAGGATATAGTGGGGGCACAGTGATGAATGTGATTTTTTCCATACTTATTGGCTCATC GTCTCTTGGACAGACATCCCCTTGCATAAATGCTTTTGCTTTAGGTCAGGCTGCAGCTCACAAAATGTTCCAGACAATTGAAAGGAAGCCACAGATAGACGCTTATGATCCAAATGGGAAAATATTAGAAGATATTGAAGGCGAAATAGAGTTAAGGGATGTTTATTTCAGTTACCCATCAAGACCAGAAGAACTGATATTTGATGGATTCTCTTTTCATATAAAAAGTGGCACAACTGCAGCGTTAGTTGGACAAAGTGGAAGTGGAAAGTCTACAGTTATCAGCTTGGTAGAAAGATTCTATGATCCACATGCTGGTGAAGTTCTTATTGATGGTATTAACCTGAAAGAATTTCAGCTAAGGTGGATCAGAGGAAAAATAGGCCTTGTCAGCCAAGAGCCGGTGTTGTTTTCATGTAGCATTGAGGACAATATTGCATATGGAAAAGAAGGTGCAACAATTGAAGAGATAAGATCTGCTGCTGAACTTGCAAATGCTGCTAAATTCATTGATAAGCTTCCACAG GGATTGAACACACTGGTTGGTGATTATGGAAGCAAGTTATCTGGTGGGCAGAAGCAACGCATTGCCATTGCAAGAGCAATCCTGAAAAATCCTCGAATTCTACTTCTGGATGAAGCCACAAGTTCACTTGACGTAGAGTCAGAAAGAATAGTGCAAGAGGCTCTAAACAGGATCATGATCAACAGAACTACTATTGTGGTGGCGCATCGCTTGAGCACAGTGAAGAATGCTGATACGATAGCCATCATTCACAAAGGGAAAATGATTGAGAAAG GAACACACTCAGAATTATTAAAGGAAGATGGAGCTTACTCGCAACTTATACGCCTACAAGAAATAAACAATGATTCAGAAGAAAGTGCAGATCATCACAGCAAGAATGAAATTTCTGGAGAATCCTTTAGACAATCTAGTCAAAGGAGATCATTTCAAAGATCTATCAGTAGGGATTCATCCAAAGGGAACAGTAGCACCCACTCTTATTCTGTTTCCTTTGGTTTATCCAAAGGAGTTAACGTCCCTCATTCTGAACTTGAAAACTCACAACCCAAAGAACAAGCACCAGAGGTTCCACTCAGCCGCCTTGCTTCCCTCAATAAGCCAGAGATTCCTGTTCTTCTGATTGGATGTGTAGCTGCCATAGCAAATGGTCTTGTAAATCCAATATATGGGTTGCTGATTTCCATGGCCATGAAGACATTTTATGAACCTTTTGATCAGATGCAAAAAGACTCCAAGTTTTGGGCACTGATGTTTATTACCGTTGGTTTTGCAGCATTTCTGACAAATGTTGGACAAGGATACTTCTTTTCTGTAGCAGGATTCAAGTTAATCCACCGTATCAGGCTAATGTGTTTTGAGAAGGTTGTCAACATGGAGGTTGGTTGGTTTGATGAACCTGAAAACTCAAGTGGTGCCATCAGTGCCAGACTCTTTGCAGATGCGGCTTTGGTACGTGCCCTTGTTGGTGATGCGCTGGGACTATTAGTTCAAAATTCAGCATCTGCATTGGCAGGTTTGATCATTGCTTTCACTGCATCTTGGCAGATGACGTTAGTTATTCTTGTCCTGGTTCCCATTTTAGGATTCAATTTTTATGTTAAGATGAAACTCTTGAAGAAATTCACTGCAGATGTAAAG ATGATGTATGAGGAAGCAAGCCAAGTTGCTAATGATGCAGTGAGAAGCATAAGAACAGTTGCATCGTTCTGCGCTGAAGACAAGGTTATGGAAATGTACAGGAAAAAATGTGAGAACCCCATCAAAGCAGGAAGACAAGGAGGATTGATCAACGGATTAGCGTTTGCGCTTTCGCTTTTCACGTTGCTTAGTTTTCAAGCAACCGGTTTCTACGCAGGTGCTAGAGTTGTGGAAGCTGGGAAGGCGCCGTTCTCAGATGTTTTGCGG GTTTTCTTTGCATTAATTCTGGTAACTGCTGGTATCTCCCAGTCAACCTCCCTTGGTCCTGACTCAAGCAAAGCCAAGTCAGCCACTGCTTCCATATTTAGAATGCTTGATAAGAAGTCAAAAATAGATCCCAGTGATGAGTCTGGCATCACACTGGATAGCGTGAAGGGAGAAATTGAGCTTCGTCATGTGAGCTTCAAGTATCCATCTAGACCTGACATACCCATTTTCCAAGACCTCAGCTTGGCCATCCATTCTGGCAAG ACGGTGGCTCTTGTTGGTGAAAGTGGAAGTGGGAAATCAACAGTGATAGCCTTGTTGCAAAGATTTTATGATCCTGATTCAGGGCAAATCACACTTGATGGTGTGGAAATTCGTGAGTTACAACTCAAGTGGTTCAGACAGCAGATGGGGATTGTAAGCCAAGAGCCAGTTTTGTTCAATGAAACAATACGTGCCAATATTGCCTATGGAAAAGAGGGAAATGCTACTGAAGCAGAAGTCATAGCTGCTACAGAATTGGCCAATGCACATACATACATTAGTGCCCTACAACAG GGTTATGATACTTTAGTGGGGGAGAGAGGAACCCAATTATCTGGTGGGCAGAAGCAACGGGTAGCCATTGCACGAGCCATAATAAGAAGTCCAAAGATACTACTGCTTGATGAGGCGACGAGTGCCTTAGATGCGGAGTCAGAAAGAGTTGTTCAAGATGCATTAGAGAAAGTCATGGTGAACAGAACCACTGTGGTCGTGGCACATCGTCTATCCACAATAA